The sequence AGATGGTTTTCATCTCCATATTAGAAACTATAAAATTCTCATGGGGAAAGACTCCTTTATTCTCCTTGTAAAGGCTATTGCTCCGATTTCTTCATTGTTGGAAAGTAATGATCTGAAACGGGACCCTGTTCAATTGCTGGCAGAAAACGAACTTGGCACAAAACTAATTTCACGATTTCAGACAGAAGGACATGAGGAAATCGTAATTGAGGTTGATAAAACCTACCGTAACAAAGCAGGGCAGGTGCTTAAGGCGCTTGGCTTTATTCAAGGAGTGGTAGAAAATAGTAGGGTGGCATATAACAAAGACAGTTCAACTGTTGTTCTTGTACCTCCCGGTTACGCCCCACAAGCTGCCGATATGGTCAGCACCGATACGTCGCTGGATCTGCCGGCTTTTCTCGCCAGGTATGGACATGACCTTGATACCACGGATCTTAATCAGCTTAAGCTTAAGATTCTCTCACTCTTGAAAATGGCCGAACAAGGTGGCATCAGACCTTTTCGTTTGCAGGATCTGTATATCAACAGAAGCTCGCTCAATCCGGCTGTTGATCTCTTTTGTCGCCTTGAGGGTATTGATCCCAAACAGGAAATTGATTCATTTAATAAATTGCTCGGTACAAATAAATTATTCATGATCAAACCAGAAAAGGAGCTCTTTCCCCCCGAGAAGCAGGATCAGATTTTCGATGCTTTTTTTGACTTTGTTATGCAAAAGCTTGCTCCTCATGAATGTGTGCGCAAAATATATGTCCTGGGTTCCTCAACGAATCGTCGATCCGGTTGTTATAAGGTACCCTTTGTTCATTTTGACTGGGCAAAGATCAACTCGGATTTTGACATCTATATCGAGCTGGATCCGGATTATGAGGGTACTCTTCCTGAGGAATGGGACAAGAAGTTTTATTGGGATCGTGCTGGTTGCGATTATTACCATTTTGGTGATGTCGGTGATGGAATGATATCTGAGTATGCTCAACGATATCCTGGTATCCGCTTTTATGAGCAGCTTGTTGAAGGCTATCTGTTTCATCCCTCGACAGGTGACAAATCCAAAAAGGATAAGTGGTTTGGTGAAGTAAAAGCTCGTTGTATTTTCTCACGAGACAGGATTGCCGAATGGGTGAATCAGAACTATGAAATCACAGTTCATGAGACGGAGCGGTTTAATGTAGCATCATTTAACCGAGTCTATCATATTTTTTCTCCTTCGGAAGAATATGTTCTAAAAGTATATGATTCCAAATACCTGAATAAGAAAAATAAAAAGAAGATCGCCTACGAGATTGGTGTTTTGGATTCATTGAAAGAGTCTGGTCTGGAAGTTGCTCTTCCGTTGAAAAATAAAGCAGGAAAATATATCAGTCAAAAAGATAAGGAGCAGGCAGTGCTCTTTACTTTTGTTCCTGGTAAATATGTGGCGAAACCGACTCTGGAAGAGAATATGCTTGCCGGGAATTTGCTGGCGCGTTTCCATAATGAGGCGAAGCGTTATAAAACAAAGTATGCGAAAGTGTACAGCAACAAACAGCTCCTCTTTTACTGGCTCGATTCCTGGCAGGAATACCATGATCAGGGAGGAATCGTAGGAACTGATATCTCTCTGGATATTCCGTACTACACTAAACGTCTGCGAAATTTCAATACTTTCCCGACTCACTGTCATGGCGATTTATCCATTATTAATTATCTCTTTCGCGATGGAAAATGCTGGCTGATCGATTTCCAGAGTGTCGGTTATGGACCTGCTCTCATCGATTTGGCAAACGGAATGGTTGAATTTTCTGCCCAGAAAAGGGACTTTTATATGGAGAATCTTGAATCCTTCAAAAAGGGTTATGAGAATGTTCGAAAACTATCACGCGCAGAGAACGATTTCCTTACTGATCTTTTAGTCATCCAAATTGCCGTCAGGCAGGCAAAGCTGTTACGTTTACACTATGGAGGGTTTGGCTATGAATTGAAAGAAGACAGGATCCTTGGATTGCGAATGGGTATCGAAAAATTACTAGCTTTGACCGACTCTTGTGGGGAATGAAGTATCTGAATGGAGATATTCTTTTTATTGTTGTTTGCGTCCTGGGAACGTATTGGAATATTGAATAATGGCGTGACTGCCCGATTAAAAGATACAGAAAGTATTCAACATTCGGCCAGTCTGTTATCGAGATTGTGCCAACGTGGAGTAGAGGTGTAGATCCAGTGAAGAGGTTACTCTCGTTACTTTTATTATTCTTGTGCTGCTGCAGTTCAGATGAAGCTGGTAATGACTCCCCATCCACCAGTGTTTCTCGCGAGGTGGATCTTTTCCCATCAACGCTTGTGGAAAGTTCTGGACTTTATGAGCGAGTGCTCAATTCTAAAATGGAACCCTCCCAGATTCGTTTTATGGCCAAAGATGGTCATACACTTACAGCTTATACATATCGCGCCACAGAATTCTCTGTCAGCGATGGACCAATAGTCTTTATTATACATGGTGCTTCTAGAAATGCGATTGATTACCTGCGTAGATTTATGCCAATTGCTGAACGATACGGAGCCCTCGCAATAGCACCCGAGTTTCCTGAATCGATCTACGGTCCAGGTTCTGATCGCTTCACTCTTGCCGTCGGGAGTAGAAAGCCGCCCTATACTCGTACCTACAAAGCCAGAGAGTGGCGCACGCGTGATGACTATCTTTACAGTGAGATTGAACATCTGTTTGAAGCTGTCAAACGGGAATTAAACAGCGGAGAGCCAACCTATCGTATCTGGGGACACAGCGCCGGTGGGCAATTTGTTCATCGTCTGGTGACTTTTCGTTCCGATGCCAGGGTTGCTTCGGCGGTTGCGGTTAACGCCGGTTTCTACACTTTGCCGGCTTACGGCAGCGGTTCTGATCCCAATTTCTTTATGCCCTATGGACTTCAGGGCACTCCATTAAATGCTTACGATGTCAAGCGGTTGCTTGAGGCTCCACTGGTGGTGATGGTGGGTGAGTTAGACACAAAGACTGGTAAAGAATCCAGGACCGTTCGCGATTCAAGGTATGCTAATTTTCAGGGGTTTAATAGACGGCAGCGAGCAGAGTTTTATTTTCGAATGGGTGAAAGGGAAGCGCGCCGCCTTGGCCTCGATTTTGGGTGGCGCTTTGCTGTGGTACCTGGGGCTGGACACAACTCCCGCAAGGTTGGCCCTTCAGCGGCTTGGTTTTTGTTTAATCCACCCGATGCTATTCCCTGTGTATCTACCCCCGCTGAGAATGCCAGAGGTCTGGTGATTAACGAAATTTATGGCGACCCAGCTGGTGGTGTCGCTGGAGATGCAAATAATGATGGTTTACGTGATGCACAAGAGGATGAGTTTGTTGAATTGGTTAACACCTCTGATCACGATATTTGTCTGAGTGGGTGGTACCTTGGCGATGCGTCTACCCCTGCGCGCCACCGCTTCCCCGTTGGCAGCCTCTTGCCCAAAGGAAAGGCGTTGGTAGTGTTTGGCGGGGGGGTTCCAACCGGGAAGTTTGGTGATGCTGAAATACAGACAGCAGTGTCGGCCGGTGAGCTGAATTTGAATAACGCTGGCGACATTCTGTCGCTGTCGGACTCGCACGGAAATTCGTATCAACAGCTTTCCTGGGGTGATTGTGGTGGCAAGCAGTGTGCAGGAGAATACCTCTCTCATGCTATCAATAGCAACCAGTCTCTCAGTCGCTGGCCAGATGTAAATGGTCCTTTTGTGCCCCATGGTAACATTTCAGGCGGTGCATTGTACTCACCCGGAACGAAGGTAGATGGGACATCTTTTGACTGACCATCATCAACTATAGCAGTTGACGGTATCGCCAAAAGATAAGGAGTAAGAAGCAGCATTTCTTTTTTAACGCTTCCGGGGGAATACAATTTAGCTTGAAACGCGTAATATACTGCCGTTGAGGTAATTGGGTAAAGATGATTAGTGCAAGAGGAAATCGAACCAAAATAGCAGTGTTTAACGATGAAATTTATGATTCCAGTCTTGAGCACGATCTGATAACAGAAGGTTTTTTTGCTGTGGCAATCAAGGATCCAAAACTTTCTGATATAAATGGACACCCTGATTTTATTTTGGCACCGGAATGGATTCGGTGGCTGATGCCAACACCAGAAACATCTGAGATGTGGATTACGAATCTTGGATCCAGCCATGATCGATACAAATTAAGGAAAAAACTGAAAACCAGTCATGCTCAAAGCGGTGACGTTCGTGTTGATATAGCTCCTTTGTCTGTGGATGATTATAAGATCTGGTATGAGAGTTTATACCTCCCTGAAATAGGAGAAAAAGCTGGAGCAATTTTGTTTTGGCCTGCGCCCGAATCCTTGTCAAAAAAAGTGAGAGTGAGACCATCAGGAGAGGTCGCTAATTATTTCAGGATTTTTATGTATCATAAGGATGGGAGTTTCATTGGTGGCTCACTCTGGTTTATTTCTCATCCCCAAAGCATTTTGATTATTGCAGCTACAGCCTTTAAGCAGAAGGCCCGTGCAAAATACGAATTATCAATTCGTGGAATGGACGAGTCTCTAACTTTTGCCATCTCGCATGGCTTGAAGTGGATGAGTTACGGTACCGATCCGAACCTTTATGGTGTCGATTTCAGTCTTGGTTTGCAAATGTTTAAAGCAAGCATCGGCATGAAACCCGTCTTTCCAAGATATGGATCCTTTCAGCTTATTAAAGTTATAGACAAAACCTTGAGCCGAATTGATTCTGCAAATAGCGAAAAGCCTTCTGTTCTCATTTTTGCAATTGGCGGAAATAATGTATCAGACAGAATTCTGAACTATCAACACCTGCCACCACTGACCCCAAAGAGAAACTTTGATCTATTGTGGAATCGAGATTTTGGTCTAACGCCCGTTCGGTTTGTGGTCCATCCTCAAACTCCCGCTGTTAAAGTTCCCAATGGGATGATTCTTCAGGATATTATTTTATAGATGTTTACTGCTGTTGAGGTAATTGAATCAAGATGATTATTGCAAGAGGAAACAGAACTAAAATAGCAGTGTTTCGCGATGAAAATTATGATTCCAACCTTGATCACAATTTGATAACAGATGGCTTTTTTGCTGTGGCAATCAAGGATCCAAAACTTTCTGATATAAATGGACACCCGGATTTTATTTTGGCACCAGAATGGATTCGGTGGCTGATGCCAACACCAGAAACGTCTGAGATGTGGCTCACGAGTCTTGGATCCAGCCACGATCGATACAAGTTAAGGAAAAAACTGAAAGCCAGTCATGCTCAAAGCAGTGACATTAGCGTCGAGATAGCTCCTTTATCTGTAAATGATTACAAAATCTGGTATGAGAAGTTGTATCTCACTGAAATTGGGGGAAAAGAAGGTGCAATTCTGTTTTGGCCAAAGCCAGAAGCCTTATCAAAAAAAGTGACAGTGACACCATCAGGAGAGGTCGCTGATTTTTTTCGGATCTTTATGTATCACAAGGACGGAGGTTTTATTGGTGGAGCTCTTTGGTCTATTTCTCATAGCGAAAACAGTTTGACTACAAGAGCTGCAGCTTTTGAGAAAAAGGCCCGCACAAAATACGAATTAGCGGTTCGCGGAATGGAAGAGGCTCTATCTTTTGCCATCTCACAAGGGTTGAAGTGGATGAGTTATGGTACCGATCCAAACCTCTATGGTGTCGATTTTAGTCTTGGTTTGCAAAGGTTTAAAGCAAGTATCGGCATGAAACCTGTCCTGGCCAGAGTCGGATCCATTCGGCTCATTAAGATCCTGAATAAAAATTTAAGCCAGATTCATGCGGTTGATGGGGAAAAGCCATCCACTCTCATATTTGCACTCGGTGGAAACGACGTGTCGAAGAGAATTATGGCCTATCACGATCTGCCACCACGAAAAAAAAGAAGAAACATGGATCTTATGTGGAATCAGGATATTGGCCTGACTCCTGTCCGTTTTGTGGCCCATCCTCAAACTCCCGTTGTTAATGTGCCCAAAGGGATGATACTTCAGGACATTCTCCTTTAGATGACACAGCATGGACAGTGTTAATGATCTCAATTCCTTTTTTGATAAAATGCAGCCCTGAATTGAAGATCTGATCTCCGGGCCAACACATGGAGAGATAAAAGGATTCCTGATTACCACTGATCCTCAGCTTACCCGCCTGAGGAGGAGTTGTTTCGTGTTGATTATATGGGCATCTGCGGCCTGGACGGCCGCAGCAGAGCCCCCAGGGATGGGTTTATGGCGTCTCATATAATCGACACGGAACAGCTCCGGGTTGCAAAGCTGAGTTTCGATGGTACTCAGGAAAGGATTTATAATACTGAATTTAATAATAATGGCAGAGGATAATTAATGGATCAGGAAAAGACAGGTGCTTTGAGTGGACTGAGACACTTTGGCCTGACTGACTTTCAGCTCTATAAGGAAGCATTAGCTCAAGTAAACAGAATTTGCTGGCATCAATACTTCCCCTACCTGTATTTTCGATATGGAGATTTACTGATTTCCGAGATAGATGGTTCTGTTTGTCTTTTTTACAAGCAGAATCGAGCGAACAGGGATCCAAAACTTTACTTATATTTTCTCCCTATGCCCATGAATGAGAATGTTCTCAAACTTTGCCTGGAGAGAGTAAGAACATTTAATAATACGAAAAGGGCCGTAATTTATCGAGTGGATGAGCAAGATATCGAAAAACTTGAACATCTGGGGACTGATGTGAAAACCTTCCCCTTGGAGCGGGAATACGTCTATGATCCTAAGAACTACCATTCTCTGTCAGGAACCAAAAAACATAAAATACGACAAGACGTCGCGAGGATCAGGGGCATGGATGGTGTGGAAGTCAGGGCCTTTGAAGAAGGGGATGTCAAGGGCTGTATTGCTTTAATGGACGAATGGGCAGTTATACAACAGAACAAGTATGAAGGACGGGTTGCACCTCGAGGCTTTGCCCGAAGATGTGTACGCAACAGCACTCTTTTTGAAAAAAAGGATTTGTTTGGGCTGGTTGTTCTCATAGATGGAACAATTCGCTCTGTCGGGTTTGCTGGTGAAATCAGACCCGGACTGGCGAATCTGTTTATAACCTATTCCGACCACAGGTATTACGGATTAAATAGATTTTTGTTTTATCATTTGATGTTACAACTGGATACTTATGAACTTGTGAATTATGCAGGTGCCTCGACCCCGGGCCTGGAATTTGCGAAAGAGTCGCTCCGCCCGGTTTTAAAACATGGTTCATATAGAGTTCATGTGATCAAATAGTTTTCTTACAAGGGGCTCCTTCAACAACCTGTTCTAATGTGGCATGGTAACTTTTACAGAGGCAGTTTGATGTAAAATCGTGTTTCCTCATTGCTCTCTTCCTTGTCGCATTTGACGTCATTGGAGAAACGAACAGAATCAGAATAACGACAACTCAATAATGCGACCACTTCTTTAAACTCTCTCTCTGTTACAAAACGTGTTTGATAATCTGTTTTACGGTTATCTGTGACAATTGGATATAAATGTAAACTTTTATGGAATGCTCCGGAGAGTGTGTCGACACGCAGCTTCGCTATAGCGCTGTAAGGAGGCGCATCGAGCTTGCCATATCGCCCCTTGGAATTAAACATAAAATTACCGATACTATAAATAAGCCACTGATTGTCATGCTTTTCAATCTCTTGTATCATATGTGCCCCATGCCCGAGAATCAGATCCGCCCCCTCTTTTAACATGCGCTCCGCCAGTCTTGCCTGGCGATCGCTACGCCATTTGTAATTTGGCCCCCAATGGGGGAAC comes from Desulfocapsa sulfexigens DSM 10523 and encodes:
- a CDS encoding phosphotransferase; the encoded protein is MGITTYLFHKSNGLEKQRFNMFFLDMGENIHFHYRDLRIELSVGEFKELAELFKLYSQDVLNEIEAGYKDGVLANTNEAGTLKTFWDKEKKLTFPVKYNEQQLAIEETKDGFHLHIRNYKILMGKDSFILLVKAIAPISSLLESNDLKRDPVQLLAENELGTKLISRFQTEGHEEIVIEVDKTYRNKAGQVLKALGFIQGVVENSRVAYNKDSSTVVLVPPGYAPQAADMVSTDTSLDLPAFLARYGHDLDTTDLNQLKLKILSLLKMAEQGGIRPFRLQDLYINRSSLNPAVDLFCRLEGIDPKQEIDSFNKLLGTNKLFMIKPEKELFPPEKQDQIFDAFFDFVMQKLAPHECVRKIYVLGSSTNRRSGCYKVPFVHFDWAKINSDFDIYIELDPDYEGTLPEEWDKKFYWDRAGCDYYHFGDVGDGMISEYAQRYPGIRFYEQLVEGYLFHPSTGDKSKKDKWFGEVKARCIFSRDRIAEWVNQNYEITVHETERFNVASFNRVYHIFSPSEEYVLKVYDSKYLNKKNKKKIAYEIGVLDSLKESGLEVALPLKNKAGKYISQKDKEQAVLFTFVPGKYVAKPTLEENMLAGNLLARFHNEAKRYKTKYAKVYSNKQLLFYWLDSWQEYHDQGGIVGTDISLDIPYYTKRLRNFNTFPTHCHGDLSIINYLFRDGKCWLIDFQSVGYGPALIDLANGMVEFSAQKRDFYMENLESFKKGYENVRKLSRAENDFLTDLLVIQIAVRQAKLLRLHYGGFGYELKEDRILGLRMGIEKLLALTDSCGE
- a CDS encoding lamin tail domain-containing protein — encoded protein: MKRLLSLLLLFLCCCSSDEAGNDSPSTSVSREVDLFPSTLVESSGLYERVLNSKMEPSQIRFMAKDGHTLTAYTYRATEFSVSDGPIVFIIHGASRNAIDYLRRFMPIAERYGALAIAPEFPESIYGPGSDRFTLAVGSRKPPYTRTYKAREWRTRDDYLYSEIEHLFEAVKRELNSGEPTYRIWGHSAGGQFVHRLVTFRSDARVASAVAVNAGFYTLPAYGSGSDPNFFMPYGLQGTPLNAYDVKRLLEAPLVVMVGELDTKTGKESRTVRDSRYANFQGFNRRQRAEFYFRMGEREARRLGLDFGWRFAVVPGAGHNSRKVGPSAAWFLFNPPDAIPCVSTPAENARGLVINEIYGDPAGGVAGDANNDGLRDAQEDEFVELVNTSDHDICLSGWYLGDASTPARHRFPVGSLLPKGKALVVFGGGVPTGKFGDAEIQTAVSAGELNLNNAGDILSLSDSHGNSYQQLSWGDCGGKQCAGEYLSHAINSNQSLSRWPDVNGPFVPHGNISGGALYSPGTKVDGTSFD
- a CDS encoding phosphatidylglycerol lysyltransferase domain-containing protein yields the protein MDQEKTGALSGLRHFGLTDFQLYKEALAQVNRICWHQYFPYLYFRYGDLLISEIDGSVCLFYKQNRANRDPKLYLYFLPMPMNENVLKLCLERVRTFNNTKRAVIYRVDEQDIEKLEHLGTDVKTFPLEREYVYDPKNYHSLSGTKKHKIRQDVARIRGMDGVEVRAFEEGDVKGCIALMDEWAVIQQNKYEGRVAPRGFARRCVRNSTLFEKKDLFGLVVLIDGTIRSVGFAGEIRPGLANLFITYSDHRYYGLNRFLFYHLMLQLDTYELVNYAGASTPGLEFAKESLRPVLKHGSYRVHVIK